The Vicugna pacos chromosome 2, VicPac4, whole genome shotgun sequence sequence AATGGCTACATTTTCCCACAAAATAGGTAGATTCTCATATCTGTTTCTGTATTCAATCAGTTTTGgttaagtatataaagaaattttGGCCTTACACAAATATGCAGTTGGAAAAGGGAGGTGTATTTTAACAGCTTTTTCAGAGAATTATGGATATTATTCTCTGATACTACACCAAAACTCAACAACTCTTAAAAACCACAAGCTACAACATGGAATCTGAAATTAATCAGTGAACTTTTCTGCctgttacattaaaatccattgatCTATCTTGCATTTTGAATGGACCTTTTATCCATgcattggtcatttggaaaataccaATTCACTGAGTTATGCAAATCTTCCCGATGTGCCCACAACCGATATGCAGTatcaaaaaaatcacattaacatcactaccCATATTATCAGAAAAGTCTTTAGGTACTGTGAAGCTTTCAAGCTAAGAAAGGCTAACACAAGTttgtaaaattctaatttttacaTGAAAGTTTGAATTTTGTCACTGCTGACTGTCTTCCTTGTAATGAGCGTCTAATTTCCCTATTTgagaaaatatccaccaaatgcaCAAGTTTGAAAAACTACAGTTCAAGTAAAAAGTGTGCCACTAAAAAAAGGAACTAGTTCAGTTCATATCCAGTTGCATAAGAGCTTCTCCTCAGAACAATCGCCTAACTTCAGTTTGCAGAAGTGCTTGATGAAAACATCCCATTTCATCAAACATATAAAAAGACATGACTTCAAGGACTGGGATTTTATACAACTGATAATTTTATTGCTTTAATTTTATCAATGACATTTtaagtgaaacttttttttttaaactataggtGTAATACAGTTCAGTGCCACTGCCTTGATTTGTGCTAAGGTGCCAGCAGTTTTAACTGTTTGTCTTACACACGCTGAAAAAGACAAGTAATGTCTTAGTATTAGAAAGTAGTTTTCTAATGGCCCTCAGGAATCCCCAGGAGGCCAGTCACCATACTTTCAGAACCACTACTCTAGAACAAGAACTGAATCCTGTTTGTATCTTAATCTCAAGTATGAAATTCTCTAACCACTCCACCCTCTCTTTTTCAACTCATTCCAGTTCCTCCCTTGCACACACCCcagtttcttccttctcttcttcctctacgTACTCACCTACCCAGAATCCCAACTCTGGTTAAATCCAATTGTCACCCACTCAACCTGCATTGGAACAGATAAATATGGCTAAAGTAAAAGCACCGCCACACTGGCTGGTCTCTCTTGTAAGTCACAACCACTAATAAAAAGTAGGCTCTTACTTCCATGTTTCCCTAGTCAATTCCCTCATTCTTCTAGAGTCGAGCACCTAAGACCTAGATGATTACTTCAcatcttctcctttctctttaaaCCTCAAACACCCCTTCTTCCCCACTTACTGATGACCTTGCTtatttcactgtgaaacagaaaTAATCAAAAGAGAACATCCTCCCACAAACTCTGTCAACCTACTTGAAAATGTATGTCACTGTTCTTCCTTCTGCAGTCTACAGCCCATGTTTTCATCTAAAGCCACCTCCTCTACTCATGCACTGGAACCAATCTTCTGCTGGGCTACTCAAAGGCAGAGCTCCTagttttccctctccctcctgcatGATAAATTGGGTCATTTCTAAGAATATACAAATATGCTGCAACACCTCCcatcttaaggggaaaaaaaaccatgaTCCCAATCTCCCAGCAACTAcagcatcattttatttatttattttgctctcTTTCACAGCAAAACTCTAAGAATTGTCTACAAAAGCCATTTCCATTTCCACTATCGCCCTTCTCTCTTGAATCCGTGCCAAGCAGGCTTTGTCCTTATGCCTCCACTGAGACTTTTCTTGTCAGGATCACCAGTGACCTCCTTGCCAAATTTAAACGTCAATTTTCAGTTCTCATCTTACCCAAACAGCAGCATTTGATTTGGTTGATTACTTCCTCCTTAAAACTCTTCACTAGGTCTCTGATATTTAACAAAGCTGGGGAGGCAAAAAAGCATTTTCTACTCATGGTCAAGTATCTCAGTGCTCTAAAACACAAATGTTACCTGCATGGTTTCTTGGGGAAATGAGATGAGGGCTAAGATGCTGAATTCAGTTTTAGGCCTCAAGTTTGAAACTAACAGAACATCTCAGTGGAAATGAAATCATAAGGATAGCATTCAGTTTCCTTACAGAACACCTGGTGAATGACCTACTGTCAAAGAGCTTCATCCAGTGCGCAACGTTCACCACACCACAGCCTACAGAAAAGGCTTTAGGCTGTCCTTACAGgcctcataattttttttttattaaacaggAACTTCTATCACCCCTATTTTACACATGGGGCACTTAAACAGTAGTTTTCTCAAAAGTACTGCGTTATTAAGGAGCAGAGCTAAGATCTGGGAGTAGGACTAGGGAATTTCAAACCTGAAGCTTTCTAAGCAAAATCTTTAAACTGgcctcataattttttttttattaaacaggAACTTCTATCACCCCTATTTTACACATGGGGCACTTAAACAGTAGTTTTCTCAAAAGTACTGCGTTATTAAGGAGCAGAGCTAAGATCTGGGAGTAGGACTAGGGAATTTCAAACCTGAAGCTTTCTAAGCAAAATCTTTAAACTGCTTCTTGCAAGAAAAATTAACTAACTTTAACTGAATGGATGCCAGTTTTTAAAGTTCTAGATTGGCGAGGAATTTTTCTCAAACAGCAAAAGTAACAGTGGATACATACTAAGCATTCTCCTATACGTAAGTTCCTATTTAGTGGCAATTACATGACTATTTTCCTATTCCACACAGGTTTTTCTCCTTGGCAGGCTTAGGCATACTCACTGCCACTGAAATAAAGCTGGCAAGCTATAAAACGTATTTACTACGGGAGGTAAAATCGTACTCCGATTCTCCTCCACTTGCTTATCCCGCTTCTGCTATTTCATCACACACCTGTAAGTGATCCTGGGAAAAAGCCAGCACAGGCCTGGGGATGCCTCAGTCTACTTTCAGCAGCAAAGGACTAAATAATTAAACCCATTGACAAAGTAACCGATGTGCAAGCCCATGCTCTTCCCAAGCAAGAAGAGTTCTgcttataaaatacaaaacaggagGAAAGGTGAGCCGTCGTCGCCGTGACAAAACGCTCTCGACCGCAGGAACCCAGGTACGTGAAGGAAGGCATTCTGACAAACAGCTTGGCCTCAAAGTTAGCCCAACCTAACCGcctgcccaccccgcccccagcccggccCGGCGGAAGCTCGTGGGGGAAGAGCCCACTGAAGTCGTCACCTTCAGGAGACATCCTCTGTCATAATGCTCGCAGCCCCGCTGCCCTTGCTCCTCTCCGCGGGCGCCATCTTCCCGCGCCGAGGCCGccatctcctccacctcccctcgCAATCCAAGAACCCTTCCCCGAGGATGAAAACTGAGCCCGCAGCAGCAGCACCGCTCTAGCCCACCCCTTCCCGGCTGCAGCTGCCACCGGAACCAAGATGGCGGTGGATCACGTGACCCGGGGCAGCCGGATTTCCGGTTCCCAGGACGACGGGCCGGAAGCGAAGGGAGACGCAATCTCTGTCGTCGGCGTTAGTCGGCTTTCGCTGCTAACGGTAATAACTCTTAGgttgcttttccttttcctccatcGCTACCCGCCCACACCCTGGGCGTGGTTCGGGGCGAGGAGAACCGCAGCGGCGCGGAGACGTTCGGTGGTCCCTGGGGAAGGGCCGGCCTCCAGCCGCATCCGCACTTGTGACAGGGCGGCCCCGCCCTcgcccggcggcggccggagCCTCGAGAATGGGGCGGAGCTCGGCCCTGTCTCCTGTCTCCGAGCGGGTAGCCGCCTCTGCTGGGCGCTCAGGTGCTCTCCATCGCAGTGAACACCTTGCTTAGGTCCCGTTCCCCTTTACTTCCTGTTCATACCTTCagaatatatattaacaagtACTACGTACCAATCACCAGCTACGCCGTggggacaaaaggaaaaaaaacacgcCCCACCATGGCTTCATGAACTCACAGACTGGTAGGGGAGAAAGGTGTTCATCAGAGAATCTCTGAAATAAATGTAGGATTACAGCCTTGAGAAGTGCTAGGAAGAAGTGTGTGTTCCTCAAGAGCTGGTACCAGAGGGGCTCTGACTTAATCTGGGTGTCAAGGAAGGTGTCCTTGGGGAAGCAGCACTTGAGCTGAAGGCTGAGGAGGAGCTAGTGTGACAAGGCCTTGTGGCAGAGAGAACGTCGTGCCTGTAAAATGCAGTGGAAAGGAAACGTTTCAGCCTTTAAAACTGAAATCAGGCGCCTCAGTGCATAGCTAATATGACTTGCCCTATTAAAGAGCCAAACCCAGAGAAAATTTTATGAGCAAAGGTGCAGGTgttggaagaaaatttttgcctTTGGCTTTGTAACGTGATTTCATGTTACCTAAAACGTACTGGAACATACTGGGAAAGGTAAATATTGTCCCCCTAGCTTTGAAGTTACTAACTCTTGccctcttaattttctttcagttctgttaTGAGTTGCTAAAATCATGGTGAAATGTTGCTCGGCCATTGGATGTGCTTCTCGCTGTTTACCAAATTCCAAGTTAAAAGGACTGACATTTCACGTGTAAGATTTTGCTGCAGTTAAACCAAGTACTTTTGAATGTTAGAAAAAGCAAAAGACAGTTCTCTTTAAATTTTCAAGTTTGAACTTTCGTTCCCAAGTTCTCTTTAAATAACCTTTTTAGTTGAATTGGAAGTGGCAGTGATACTTTTACCCGTTTACAATTTAGTTTGGGAACTTAAGATACTTGACAAGGTATCACCAGCTGATTAACAAAAATATCAAACtcatttttgcaaatattgttACTTTGCATCTTAACATACCTTCAAAGAAATTCAGTGTTGTTTACATGTAGTTTACAATCTGAATGATCTTTGCCCAATTATATTCTATCCTTTCTATTTAGAAATAGATGAAGCTTATGttgtagagaaagaaaatgtaagtTACAAATTCAGTCCAAGTGTTCTTTAGGTGTATTGCAGAGAAATCAAGATGGTCCTAATTTGGTATTTTAGCCATTCTTCTGGCATAGGAAAGAAGGAGCAATAAGATTTAATAATTACTCATTTGCTAAAGGTTCATTTTGTTGCTTTTGTACCACGGACTGTGCTGTGTGCTAGAGAAAGATCTGCTAACTACTTTGCTAGGTTAAGAGAAAATCAAAAATGAGTATGTGTACCCTACCTTGTTCCAAAAAGGATTTGAACCAGCATGGAAAATCGGAAAAGATACAGTTATTGGCCTCCAGATCTCAAAAGGACTAGTGCTGATCTCCAGAACTCCGAACTCTGCAGGTGTTCTCTGCATTCATTCACTAAGCATTTATAGACCCGTTTTCTATAAAATGCTGTACTAAGCAATTTTTTTGATGCTGTCAGAGGAATGAAAGAACAAGTGTCTCTGAGATAAATTCCTCAGATAGGAAAAGGCTCAAGTGATATTCTTTATCACCAAGAAAAACCTTCAATTGTGGATCTTACTATAAAGtgttaaatattctttgaaatttttcttttttatgacatGAGTATAATTTAAACAAGGGCCATCTGCCTGCAGCATGTTTGGTACAAAGATCTGACTGTTAAAACTGAAAGTTATGACAGCATGAATCATGATGGTTTCCTAAATATTCTAGTTCCTGAAAATAGTAACAAACTAAAGAATCAATGTAATCACAGCCTTAATTCAAGTGTATATCAATAGTgtttaattctaaaatattttgtgtattttttctagATTCCCAACAGATGAAAAGGTCAAAAGAAAATGGGTATTAGCAATGAAAAGACTTGATGTGAATGCTGCAGGCATTTGGGAGCCTAAAAAAGGAGATGTGTTGTGTTCAAGGCACTTTAAGAAGACAGATTTTGACAGAAGTGCTCCAAATATTAAACTGAAACCTGGAGTCATACCTTCTATCTTTGATTCCCCATCTCACTTACAGGTTTGTGATGAGATGCTACTTACCATtactaattttttgtttgtttgttttcatattctttttcatcataggttaatataagattttgaatatagtttcctgttctatacagtataaacttgtttattactttttatgataCTATTTAAGAACCTTCATATTTGctaacatttttattgtttgcttATTAATTTGAAGTCCATTCTTCAAGTTTTTAGATGTATAAACTGCTATTTCAGCTTTTGCAAAAAATAATAGGAGTATTTTACCAGTAGCCACTCAGAAACAGCTGTACATTACTAAGGTTTGGTGAAGGGGACTGACCTTAGGAATTGATACAGCTCGAGATTTGTGTCAGAAAATGGAGGAACATAAGAGGGTTGAACTGAAGTTCCAAGTTGGCAGTCCTCTTCACATTAGAGCAGAAGTCTAGAGCAGAGCTTCTAACAGTCCCAAAACATACTTTTAGAGCCACATACATTCAAGCTTAACACCTAGGTaggactaaaaggaaaaaaatcaaaagaaataaggacaggagaaggaaaggagagaaaagatcagaaaaagaaaagagaaggattAAGTAAACTCTAGTGAATTATCTGTTTTTTCTCAGTGATATTAGTGCCCAGAGTGGGCTGCCTCACCCTCAATATCTCTCTTGACTATGTACCTGAAAGTGTATTTGCTTCCAGACTGATTCCAATGTGGACATTTCAGGGAGAGCCTGTGAGTTCCCACAACAATAGTAATGAACCTCCATTGAAAAGTATCTCCCTCCTGACAGCTGGAAACAAGGGAGTAGTCCAGAAGTGTGCCTACTCCCACGAAGTCTTGGTCACTCTCCGCAGCTGTTCATATTGCAACACGTGCATTATCAAGTAGAGACTGCTTCACTGTTTTCCATGTTAGTAAATGTACAGTATCCTGTACAATTTGCTCTAAGGAGTTTCTTTCCTGTAGCAAGGTGTCATCTATAATATTAAGAGGACCTTAAGAAGTATGAACataataagtgaaataaaccataaATTACTTTCAAGAACTCTTTCCTAATAACAAAGATATTTTTCGTTATAGGAAATTAGATGGAtacaatcaaaaaagaaaaattaacaataatcaCATAATCCAGAGATAATACTCTGATGTCATTTGtttgtgtatgtttgtatgtaaagtcatctgtgttatatattcttacaaaaataattatattgtatatccttttttatatatttcttcctttttttaacattcatatagtgcttactgtgtgccagacactattctaagcactttacatatgtattaactcatttagtcctcacaacaacataagaaataaatactattattattctcattgaCCACTTGAGGAAACTTAGGCACAGAAAGTTGGTATTCCTTCCCCAGGTCACACTGCTGTTAAATGGCAGaggctggatttgaacccaggcattaTGGCTCCAAAGTTCACTCTTATCTACTATTTTCCATgatgtgaaatattttttcaCAACAGTGGCTTTCAAACTTTAGTCTACATAAGCATTTTCCAGGgaacttgtttaaaatgcagaatcctgtgCCTCTCTCCCAAAGAATTTGATTCAGTAAGTTTGGTTTGGAGTCTAGGAATCTGCACTTTTTAACAAGCACCTCACAGGATTGTGTTACAGCTTTATGGATCACATTTTTAAGAGAAAcctacatagaaaataaactttttaactaAACTTCTTATTGAAATATAACATGTGTGTGGAAAAGTGCACACACCCTAAGTGTATAGACCAGTGAATTTTCACGAAGTGAATACACTCATGTAACTCCCCTCAGAccaagatacagaatattaccAGTGACCCAGAAGCTTCCCTCATGCTCCTTCCCAATCACTACAGCCCCAAAGGTAACCACTGGCTTCTACCCTATCAGTTATAGAAATGGAGTCATACGGTAGGTACACTGTACTCTGGCTTCTTCAGCTCAACATTTTGTGCATGTGATTTATCCACATTGTAACATGTGATACTAGTCCATTTATTATCTTTGTgctataatattccattgtataaacaagatataatttctccattctcctgttggtgaatatttggattgtttcacttggggctattatgaacagTGCAACTACAAACATTTTTGTCCATGTTTTAATGCACTTACGTACGCATTTCTACAGAGTATGTGTACACTTCTGTTAGAAGTAGATTTGCTTGGTCCTAGGGTTCAGCCTGAGTAGATATTGCcatagttttccaaagtggctttgCCAATTTGTAGAACCACCATCAGCTTATAAAAGTTCCTCTACTTCTGAATCCTTGCTAGTACTTGGTGGTGTCATCTTTGCAGAGTGTTTTTAATGACCATATAGCAGTTGATCATATGTATGAACAACAGTTTATTGTAATCAGTCCCCTCTATTGTATATAGGTTGTCATCTTTCACTATTTTAAACATCATTATGATGAACATTATTGTAGTTGAATCTATGTAGATAGCCTTACTTCCTCAAACTGAATTCCTGGAAATAAATTTTGTTGAGTCAAAAATTATACACACTTTAAAGGATTTGGCTTTTGATACAGACCTCCCAAAGGCCCACAGTAATGCTTAAAAGTATCTGTCCACCCTAATCCTTAGTATAAGTTGTGTTTTTAACCTTTGCTAGAATTGATAGGCAAAAATGGCatcttattattttaatttatctttaaatGTTAGTGAGTTtctacattttttcatgtgtttagtagacatttgtatttcttcttttgtgaattacTTATTCAGGtcctcttttgttttcatctttttctaaGCTGTTTTGTAACAACACTAGATACTAAGGATTTGAATCATTTAACTGCCATCTATGTTGcagttattttttcttatttttagttctAATTATggggttggtttgttttgttttttgaaattcagactttttaaaagtaGTTCTGTGTTTTCTCTTGTGCTATCTAACTTTAGCCTTCCCCACCTtaagattatataaatatttcccATATATTTTTCTGGTTCCTCATGGTTTTCATTCTTACATACCTTTTCAGTACATAGAATTTCATTGTGgtttattatatataaaggatATAACTGTTTTTCTTAATTAGTTCATTTTTTCATGATTTATAGCCTTCCTCCACTTACTCAGAATTCCATTTTTTATCCTAAAGGCTTTTCTCCACTTGATCTATTCAGATTTTTCCAAAAGAGTGGTATACTATTTTAACTATTATGTAAGGACAATTATGTAAGGACAAAGGTATCTACAATGATTGTTATTAACTATTCttaacaggggaaaaaagaaaagcttcatTGTAGGAAAAACTTCACCCTCAAAACCCTTCCAGTCACAAACCACAATCACCAGCTTGTTGGTGCTTCCTCAGGTACTGAAGAATTCCAGTCCCAATTCACTTTTGTAAGTAAAACTACTTACTGGGCTAGTGTTGATATTTTTAAGATGAACATGTCCTCTCCATTAGGATTAAGCTTTTCATAATCACATTGAACAACGAGGAGATGAggcttttttaaatatgtaatattaaaaaataatattgctTCCCAGGGCCattatagttttatatatttgcAATAATAATACACAGGTAGTTAATcttttcttatatatttagttCAAAGAGTACTTTCACAAGGCTATTTCAACCATAAAAATGCAATAATTAATTCCTCCCTTTAGATGTCATACTTcctatatgaaaatatataatttaaaaaatagttgttTTTAGGTTTTCTTGAAGAAGAATCATACACATTATCGAGTATTGAAGCttgcatttatttcattcatctCATTGCCTTTTCATGTGAGAACCAGACCTGaaatccaaatctgttttactaTCTTGGTTCCTGTAACTTAATAATAATTCTTGAAATCAGGCAATGTTACTCattcaactttattctttttcaaaggtGTTTTGGATATTAtaggtcctttgcatttttatatgagtTTTAGAATCACCTTGTAAATTTTTACAAAAATCCTGCTAGAGTTTTGGCTGGGATTGTGTTCAATCTACAGACccatttgggaagaactgacatcttaataaGACTATTTTTATGTCTTTCAACCCATAGACTCATTATATCTCTTCAATTATTTAAACcttctcagcagtgttttgtagttttcagtgcacaggtctttcacttcttttgtcagatttatccctaagtattttgtatatttggatgctattttaaatggtattgttttatttACTGTTAGTATATGGAAATAAATTGACTTTTCTTTATTGATCTTGTATCTGTCAAACTTGCTAAACTCACATTAATTATCAAAGCTTTTTTGTTGAGGTTATccgattttctacatagacaattatGTTGTCTGTCATTAGAAACAGTTTaaattcttcctttctaatatgaatgcctttctttcatttctttgttttgctttattgcactaCCTTGAACTTCCAAGGCTGTGCAGAATAGAAGTACTGAGAACTGATCTTTATGTCTTGGACCTGATATTAGGAGGAAGGcatcagcttttcaccattaaagacattaatataatattaaatatgatgttaactgtaggtttttcataaataccGTTTATCAGATTTAGCAAGtgcctttctcctttttcttccagttttattgagatataattgacttaaagaactatataagtttaaggtgtacagtaatgatttgatttacatacatcatgaaatgatcatcacaataagtttagtggacatccatcatctcatataaaacaaagttaaagaaacaggagaaacaaacttttttcttataagaactcttaggatttactctcttagcaactttcatatataatatacagcagtgttaattatatttatcatgttgtacactatatccctagtacttatttctcttataactagaagcttatactttttgactgccttcatccagttctCCCTCCCCTCATCCCTTGCCTCTGATAATCACAATCTGAACTTTTTTTCTAcgagtttctttggttttttttgaaCTGTTATTCACCTgtaacactatgttagttcctgttacacaacatagtgattctatatttttatatatttcaaactgatcaccacaataagtctagttatgatATATCACCATACAAAGAAATTACGTAGCTATTGACTATTTTCCCCAcattgtacatttcatacccatgatttgtttattttataactggaagtttgtaactcTTACTCCTTCACCtgtttcttccctcctcctcccctctggcaaccacctgtttgttctctgtatctataattctctttctgctttgttatgttttttcttttttttttttctagattccacatataagcgaagtcatacagtgtttgtcttcctctgtctgacttatctcacttaacataataccctctaggtctatccatgtcgTCACCGGGGAGGTgactttctattcctagtttgctgagaatttttatcagaAAGGAATATCagttttgtcaagtgcttttcctGTACCTGTTGAGAGATCATAAGGTTTCtattttttagtttgttaatgtGATTAGTTgcatcaattgattttttttaatattaaaccaGCCTTGCATTCTGGAATAAATTCTTCATGATATTATCCCTTATATGTATTGTTGGATTAGATATAactttttgttgagaattttttcttGTATGTGGACATTGGTctggagttttcttttcttggaatgtctttgcctggtttcaATATTAGAATAATGCTAATAACATCAAAGAACAAGTTAGAAAgtactgtgttctttttcagttttctggaatATATTGTATAGAGttgcaattattttttctataaatatttggtaaacttCCCCAGTAAAGTTATCTGTGACTacagttttctttgtgggaaagttTTTTTGGTAGCTTATATCTTCGAAgggatttgtccattttatttcagttgtcaAGTTTATTAGCTTAAAATTGTTCAAAACATTTTCTTATTATCCTTTCAATATATGTAGAATCTGTAGTGATAccatctctttcatttctgatatcagtaatttgtttctttctcttttattggtGATCAGTCTGCCTAGAGATATATCAGTTTTATGATCTTGTCTAGAACTAGGTTTCATtgactttctcatttttcttttttgttatttttgctttctaCTTCACTGATTTCTACTCATCTTTGTTCTTTCCTTCTACTTATTTCAGTAAAATTTGCTCatatttctagtttcttaagctGACGTCATTGATTTGAAGCCTCTTCCTTTCTGATGTTTGCCATTTAGTGATACTAATTTCTCCCTGTGCTTTAATTCCACAAATtagatatgtttttattttcatttgattcaAAATATTTCCAGATCCCATTTTGATTTGTTATTTGACCCttgggttatttagaagtgtgctaTATAGTTTCCAAATATTGGGGAATTTCCCAGATATCTTTCTATTATTAATTTCCAACTTAATTCTGTTGTGATCAGCACGAATACACATTGTGTGGCTTGAAtgcttttaaatttcttaagaCTTATAGCTTAGAATATAGTTTATCTTGGCAGATGTTCTACATGCATTTGCAAAAAATGTATATTCCGCTGATGTTAGCTGGAATCTTCAGTTAGGTCAAATGGTTTGATGATGTTCAAGTCTTCAATCTTAATGAGTTTCTGTCTACTTGTTCTGTTATTGAGAGAGAGAGGTGTTCACTCCCCTAGTATACTTCTGGATTTGTTTCATTCTCCTTGCAGttgtcagtttttgcttgttACATTTTGCAGCACTGGCATTAGATGCtaaatatttagtattcttaTGTCTTGATAAAATTAACCCCTTTATTATAAAGAAATGGCCCTTTTTATCCTTggtaatattctttgctctgaaatctactttgtctgatagTAATATACCCACTCTAGCTCTCTGTTTATTAGTTATTGTAGTATATCTTTTTCCACCCttactttcaacctatttgtctttttatctttaaagtaCAAAAATAATACCAATGTGGTATGGGGTTCATAGCAtatgtaaaagtgaaataaatacataacagCATAGCAAAAAAGTTGAAGAGGAGAAATGAAAGTGTACTATGGGAAGATTCTTATACTCTGTGTTAAGTGGAATAGTATCACTTACCACATAGCTTGTGGTAAGTTAAAGACAGATGCTACAGACCCAAAAGCAACTATTAAATAGCTATTAACTATTAAACTGTTAACTATTTAACTATTATATACACAGAGCTGTGGCTAATGAGTGAGAAAAAGGAGataaatggaatcaaaaaaaattcagttaatccaaaaggaagcagaaaaagaataaaatgagaacaaagaACAAATGGCACAAATAGGAAACAAGTAAGGTGTCAGGTTTAAACCAAACCATATCACATTAAGTAATGTGACATAAAGTAATATAAAGAAATGTGATAATAATCATATTAAGCGTAAAGGGTctaaataatccaattaaaaggcagaaattatcagattatattaaaaagaaatcaagaccCAAAAGTACATGCTTCCTATAAAAAACAcact is a genomic window containing:
- the THAP6 gene encoding THAP domain-containing protein 6 isoform X9, with product MENRKRYSYWPPDLKRTSADLQNSELCRFPTDEKVKRKWVLAMKRLDVNAAGIWEPKKGDVLCSRHFKKTDFDRSAPNIKLKPGVIPSIFDSPSHLQEHSYSVMDSPKKLKHKLDHVISELEDTKKSLRNVLDREKRFQKSLRKTIRELKDECLISQETANRLEAFCWEYYQENIEQDCIS
- the THAP6 gene encoding THAP domain-containing protein 6 isoform X8; translation: MENRKRYSYWPPDLKRTSADLQNSELCRFPTDEKVKRKWVLAMKRLDVNAAGIWEPKKGDVLCSRHFKKTDFDRSAPNIKLKPGVIPSIFDSPSHLQGKKEKLHCRKNFTLKTLPVTNHNHQLVGASSDIQVLEEMFVGDRTLPFSSNDSKHLQGANLHRKCLDVINSFKFPTKCERGGIVNSNL
- the THAP6 gene encoding THAP domain-containing protein 6 isoform X11, with amino-acid sequence MENRKRYSYWPPDLKRTSADLQNSELCRFPTDEKVKRKWVLAMKRLDVNAAGIWEPKKGDVLCSRHFKKTDFDRSAPNIKLKPGVIPSIFDSPSHLQGKKEKLHCRKNFTLKTLPVTNHNHQLVGASSGTEEFQSQFTFEHERRRQEQEGHKARWENALDGLYSSTGNSGQARYLCLK